In Streptomyces hawaiiensis, one genomic interval encodes:
- a CDS encoding RHS repeat-associated core domain-containing protein has translation MHPFGIPPSGQGRGSRTSRWSRRLAAATGLALLTGLLTPVAFAAEPDPLGAPHLDKPRSAKVNPLTVKVNQKAAAVVEKSAAADRTAAVRARRDQQKQATWPHAGKASLTTRSKGITEATPGSLPVTIAAPGKGKAPASVTVEVLSQKAAAKLGVKGVALKVTGPRGGGATRLGVDYSAFASAYGGDWAGRLQLTRLPGCSLTDTAKADCRKRIPLDSVNDRDENRVSAPLSLPANGSPMMLALAAGTQSGAGDYKATPLASSSTWEAGGSSGTFTWSYPLRIPPAAAGPQPKLSLSYNSGAVDGRTAVTNNQGSQVGEGFDLTSSFIERTYGSCDDDGQADKFDLCWKYDNASLVLNGQASELVKDDTTGAWRLQNDDASTVTRSTGADNTDDNGEHWTVITGDGTKYVFGLNKLAGASTDDRTNSVWTVPVFGDDEGEPGYADGSSFSGRAKTQAWRWNLDYVEDTHGNAMSYWYTAEHNNYDKLGDDTIGTDYVRGGYLKEIRYGQRADTLFSGSPAASNKVVFDYAERCLASGTGCDSLTEDTRDNWPDVPFDSVCKDGDKCTGNPGPTFFTRKRLTTITTHAWNAAATTPGFDPVDVWNLKQIYLDPGDTGDSTDQSLWLDEIRHTGKRGTDLALDPVKFTHEMRANRVDGTDNILPLHKPRLKTVTSETGAQTIVTYLDADCVSGQTMPKVDENTKRCYPVYWSPNGEQDSVLDWFQKYPVSSVQTTDPHGGSEAVQHAYQYSGGGAWHYNEDPMTPAKERTWSIWRGFQQVTHLVGISTGTRSKTVTVYLRGMNGDRVLSADGKTPDADARKSVTVTGIKAPAVTDSDQYAGFTRETVTYNDTTEVTGTVNDPWSKRTATQHKSYADTEAYYVRIGATHTRTNITSKLTPYDRVRTVRTTFDDYGMKATVEDQGDIAIDGDEKCTRTWYARNNANGINSLVSRTRVTSKPCAITGDALDLPADSSRPGDLISDTAVAYDSTTWSSDQTPTNGEPRWAGRVQGYTAANNPIWQKQTTTTFDTLGRPLIVKNTNDLQVSKTTYTPAATGPLTATAVEDAKLYRTTTAVDFATAAPLKVTDPNSKVTETEYDSLGRLTKVWLPNRLKVLNKTPNYVYAYNVTGSAMSWVSTGTLKGDGSGYNTTYTFYDSLLRTRQTQAPTPQGGRLISLALYDTRGLAVSQQSDIWDSTSAPASTPVETSAGQAPLQTDTTYDGADRPIKTVTKAHGTTRWTTTTSYTGDTVSTSAPSGGQATATVTDALGQLTERREYGGPQPTGTDHTTTSYAYTPAGQQKTITGPDQSKWSYTYDLLGRQVTATDPDKGKSTTEYNALDQIVSTTPNDDPNKKLLHEYDDLGRKTGTWQVAKTDANKLAAWTFDTLAKGQPDSSVRYNSGLTGKAYTQKVTSYDAMYQVTGSQLLLPDTDPLVTAGVPKTLSFTTGYNLDGTTSQYASPAIAGLPAETVSYRYDSTGHQISSTGTTGYLQGAAFSPQGDLRQLTLGMDGTSTAKKAYLNWDYEPGTRRLTRSYVTDDVHGYMPQELKFTQDDAGNVTSIFDATTQGGTTKADYQCFAYDGYSRMTESWTPKTADCAATGRATPNIDGSAPYWTSYTYSAAGQRKTETKHTSAGDQTTHYTYDDTTKDGKPHTLDVTTGARPSSYSYDGNGNGNTTSRPGPTAQQTLAWNSEGKLAKLVESTKETSYLYDASGELLVRRAQGDGDTVLYLGGGNEVRLTVKGTTKTLTGTRYYTANGQTIAVRKAVPGTTGTKLSFLAADHHGTSSVVLDASTYAVTKRYTTPFGATRGTKPSAWPDDKAFLGKPVDDATGLTHIGAREYDPSIGQFISVDPLLTLEEHQSLNGYAYANQHPATSSDPTGLCDDPVGNGRCRPGKVGKDAVDPAYPTNVNPSPSGSGHGLGGGGGGGGGGGTATTSSAAPAPAPSPGPAPVPGPYGGTYAAPTSVFQEVVLAACSWIPVAGLGCDAYDVSRSYDEGDGIGVGLGIAGLLPFGDFGKLGKQFDRVAAAWNSADNIRKIDPANIVEELRKTGRFKGDTNIAGATVDIEGIDPMALAAVSGAKSRDGMVPTVGSHGNPQRYVPKRWPAGADNNRFHDTEFKMLNYRANRLGPASDSVAGTVRLHSDFPVCGSCDGVISQFRSDFPNVRLVVTTSS, from the coding sequence ATGCATCCCTTCGGCATACCCCCCTCCGGCCAGGGGCGGGGAAGCAGAACCAGTCGCTGGTCCCGCCGCCTCGCTGCAGCCACTGGGCTCGCTCTACTCACCGGCCTCCTCACCCCCGTGGCGTTCGCCGCGGAGCCCGACCCGCTGGGGGCCCCTCACCTTGATAAGCCCCGCTCGGCCAAGGTCAACCCTCTCACCGTCAAGGTGAACCAGAAGGCTGCTGCCGTAGTGGAAAAGTCCGCCGCAGCGGACCGCACTGCAGCCGTCCGCGCACGCCGTGACCAGCAGAAGCAAGCTACTTGGCCTCACGCCGGCAAGGCATCACTGACTACCCGCTCGAAAGGCATCACCGAAGCCACCCCCGGCTCCCTTCCCGTCACCATTGCTGCGCCGGGCAAGGGCAAGGCACCTGCGTCCGTCACCGTTGAGGTCCTCAGCCAGAAGGCGGCGGCCAAGCTCGGCGTCAAGGGCGTCGCCCTGAAGGTGACGGGGCCGAGAGGCGGAGGTGCTACCAGACTAGGCGTCGACTACTCAGCTTTCGCTTCCGCCTATGGTGGCGACTGGGCTGGACGCCTCCAGCTGACCCGCCTGCCGGGCTGCTCCCTCACCGACACGGCCAAGGCAGACTGCCGCAAGCGCATCCCCCTGGATTCGGTCAACGACCGGGACGAGAATCGAGTCTCGGCTCCCCTGAGTCTGCCGGCCAACGGCTCACCCATGATGCTGGCCTTGGCGGCCGGGACACAGTCCGGCGCCGGCGATTACAAGGCGACCCCGCTTGCTTCCTCCTCCACTTGGGAAGCAGGCGGCTCTTCCGGAACCTTCACCTGGTCCTACCCGCTGCGCATTCCGCCGGCCGCCGCTGGCCCGCAGCCAAAGCTGTCCCTCTCGTACAACTCTGGCGCTGTCGACGGGCGCACCGCTGTCACCAACAACCAGGGCAGCCAGGTCGGTGAGGGTTTCGACCTGACCTCGTCGTTCATCGAGCGCACGTATGGATCATGTGACGACGACGGCCAGGCGGACAAGTTCGACCTGTGCTGGAAGTACGACAACGCCTCGCTCGTGCTGAACGGCCAGGCGTCGGAACTGGTGAAGGACGACACCACCGGCGCATGGCGTCTGCAGAACGACGACGCCTCCACCGTCACCCGCTCTACTGGAGCGGACAATACTGATGACAACGGCGAGCACTGGACCGTCATCACCGGCGACGGGACCAAGTACGTCTTCGGTCTGAACAAGCTCGCCGGCGCCAGCACCGACGACCGCACCAACTCGGTTTGGACCGTCCCCGTCTTCGGCGATGACGAAGGCGAACCCGGCTATGCCGACGGCAGCTCGTTCTCCGGCCGTGCCAAGACCCAGGCCTGGCGGTGGAACCTCGACTACGTCGAGGACACCCACGGCAACGCGATGTCCTACTGGTACACGGCAGAACACAACAACTACGACAAGCTCGGTGACGACACCATCGGCACTGACTACGTCCGCGGCGGATACCTGAAGGAGATCCGCTACGGCCAGCGTGCCGACACGCTGTTCTCCGGGTCCCCGGCCGCGTCGAACAAGGTGGTCTTCGACTACGCGGAACGCTGCTTGGCCTCAGGTACCGGCTGCGACTCACTCACCGAAGACACCCGCGACAACTGGCCCGACGTACCCTTCGACTCCGTCTGCAAGGACGGCGACAAGTGCACCGGCAACCCCGGTCCGACCTTCTTCACCCGCAAGCGCCTGACCACCATCACCACCCACGCGTGGAACGCAGCCGCCACGACGCCCGGCTTCGATCCGGTCGACGTCTGGAATCTCAAGCAGATTTACCTCGACCCGGGCGACACCGGCGACTCGACCGACCAGTCCCTGTGGCTGGACGAGATCAGGCACACCGGTAAACGCGGGACCGACCTCGCGCTGGACCCCGTCAAGTTCACCCATGAGATGCGCGCCAACCGCGTCGACGGCACAGACAACATCCTTCCTCTGCACAAGCCTCGCCTGAAGACCGTCACATCGGAGACCGGCGCCCAGACCATCGTCACTTACTTGGATGCCGACTGCGTCAGCGGCCAGACTATGCCCAAGGTCGACGAGAACACCAAGCGCTGCTACCCGGTGTACTGGTCCCCGAACGGTGAGCAGGATTCCGTCCTCGACTGGTTCCAGAAGTATCCGGTCAGTTCAGTGCAGACCACCGACCCCCACGGCGGCTCGGAAGCAGTGCAGCACGCCTACCAGTACTCCGGCGGCGGGGCCTGGCACTACAACGAGGACCCGATGACTCCGGCCAAGGAGCGCACCTGGTCCATCTGGCGCGGCTTCCAGCAGGTCACCCATCTCGTCGGCATATCGACTGGAACTCGGAGCAAGACCGTCACGGTCTACCTGCGCGGCATGAACGGCGACCGAGTTCTGAGCGCTGACGGCAAGACCCCCGACGCAGATGCCCGGAAATCGGTGACGGTCACGGGCATCAAGGCACCGGCTGTCACCGACTCCGACCAGTACGCGGGCTTCACCCGTGAGACGGTCACGTACAACGACACCACGGAGGTCACCGGCACCGTCAACGACCCGTGGTCGAAGCGGACCGCGACCCAGCACAAGTCGTATGCCGACACCGAGGCGTACTACGTCCGCATCGGTGCCACCCACACCCGCACCAACATCACCAGCAAGCTCACCCCCTACGACCGGGTACGCACGGTGAGAACGACCTTCGACGACTACGGCATGAAAGCCACCGTCGAGGACCAGGGCGACATCGCGATCGACGGCGACGAGAAGTGCACCCGCACTTGGTACGCCCGCAACAACGCTAACGGCATCAACTCCCTCGTCTCCCGCACCCGTGTCACCAGCAAGCCCTGCGCCATCACGGGTGACGCTCTGGATCTGCCGGCGGATTCCAGCAGACCCGGTGACCTCATCTCCGACACGGCCGTCGCCTACGACTCGACGACCTGGTCCTCGGACCAGACCCCGACCAATGGCGAGCCCCGGTGGGCCGGCCGGGTCCAGGGGTACACAGCGGCCAACAACCCCATCTGGCAGAAGCAGACGACCACGACGTTCGACACACTCGGCCGTCCCCTCATCGTCAAGAACACCAATGATCTGCAGGTGTCGAAGACGACCTACACCCCAGCAGCGACTGGTCCTCTTACGGCTACTGCCGTAGAGGACGCCAAGCTGTACAGGACGACGACCGCAGTCGACTTCGCCACAGCTGCCCCGCTCAAGGTGACTGACCCCAACAGCAAGGTCACCGAGACGGAGTACGACAGCCTCGGGCGTCTGACTAAGGTATGGCTGCCCAACCGCCTCAAGGTCCTGAACAAGACACCGAACTATGTCTATGCCTACAACGTCACCGGTTCCGCCATGTCCTGGGTGTCCACCGGCACCCTGAAGGGCGACGGTTCCGGCTACAACACCACCTACACCTTCTACGACTCCCTGCTGCGCACCCGTCAGACCCAGGCCCCGACACCGCAAGGGGGCCGTCTCATCTCACTGGCCCTCTACGACACCCGGGGTCTGGCGGTCAGTCAGCAGTCCGACATCTGGGACAGCACCTCAGCCCCGGCGTCCACACCGGTAGAGACCTCCGCCGGTCAGGCCCCGCTCCAGACGGATACCACCTACGACGGTGCCGACCGCCCGATCAAGACAGTCACCAAGGCACACGGCACCACCCGCTGGACCACCACCACGTCCTACACGGGTGACACGGTCAGCACCAGCGCCCCCAGCGGAGGCCAGGCAACCGCCACGGTGACCGACGCCCTCGGGCAGCTGACCGAGCGTCGCGAGTACGGCGGTCCGCAGCCCACGGGGACCGACCACACCACGACCAGCTACGCCTACACACCGGCAGGCCAGCAGAAGACCATCACAGGCCCCGACCAGAGCAAGTGGTCCTACACCTACGATCTGCTCGGTCGCCAGGTCACGGCCACCGACCCGGACAAGGGCAAGAGCACCACCGAGTACAACGCCCTGGACCAGATCGTCAGCACTACCCCGAACGACGACCCGAACAAGAAGCTGCTCCACGAATACGACGACCTCGGCCGCAAGACAGGCACGTGGCAGGTCGCCAAGACAGACGCCAACAAGCTCGCCGCCTGGACCTTCGACACCCTGGCCAAGGGCCAGCCGGACAGCTCTGTCCGTTATAACAGCGGCTTGACCGGAAAGGCCTACACCCAGAAGGTCACCTCGTACGACGCGATGTACCAGGTGACCGGCAGCCAACTGCTCCTGCCCGACACAGATCCCTTGGTGACGGCGGGCGTTCCCAAGACACTGTCGTTCACCACCGGCTACAACCTGGACGGCACGACCAGCCAGTACGCCTCCCCGGCCATCGCCGGACTGCCCGCTGAGACCGTCTCCTACAGGTACGACTCGACTGGCCACCAGATCAGTTCGACCGGCACCACCGGTTACCTCCAGGGCGCGGCGTTCTCCCCGCAGGGCGACCTGCGTCAGCTGACCCTGGGCATGGACGGTACGAGTACGGCGAAGAAGGCCTATCTCAACTGGGACTACGAGCCGGGCACTCGCCGACTCACCCGTTCCTACGTCACCGACGACGTGCACGGCTACATGCCACAGGAACTGAAGTTCACCCAGGACGACGCAGGGAACGTCACCTCGATCTTCGACGCCACCACCCAGGGCGGCACCACCAAGGCCGACTACCAGTGCTTCGCCTACGACGGCTACAGCCGCATGACCGAGTCCTGGACGCCGAAGACTGCGGACTGTGCGGCAACGGGGCGGGCGACGCCCAACATCGATGGGTCCGCCCCTTACTGGACCTCGTACACCTACAGCGCTGCGGGGCAGCGCAAGACCGAGACCAAGCACACCTCAGCCGGCGACCAAACCACCCACTACACCTACGACGACACGACAAAGGACGGTAAACCCCACACGCTGGACGTCACCACCGGCGCCCGCCCCAGCAGCTACTCCTACGACGGCAACGGCAACGGCAACACGACCTCCCGTCCCGGCCCCACGGCGCAGCAGACGCTGGCCTGGAATTCCGAAGGCAAACTGGCCAAGCTCGTCGAGAGCACGAAGGAGACCTCCTATCTCTACGACGCGTCCGGTGAACTGCTCGTCCGGCGCGCTCAAGGCGACGGCGACACCGTGCTCTACCTGGGTGGCGGCAACGAGGTCCGCCTGACAGTCAAGGGCACAACGAAGACGCTGACCGGAACCCGCTACTACACGGCCAACGGCCAGACCATCGCCGTACGCAAAGCGGTGCCGGGTACGACGGGCACAAAACTCAGCTTCCTGGCCGCCGACCACCACGGCACTTCCAGCGTTGTCCTGGACGCCAGTACGTACGCAGTCACGAAGCGTTACACCACGCCATTCGGGGCCACCCGCGGCACCAAGCCAAGCGCCTGGCCCGACGATAAGGCTTTCCTGGGCAAGCCGGTCGACGACGCAACCGGTCTGACCCACATCGGCGCTCGTGAGTACGACCCTTCGATCGGCCAGTTCATCAGTGTCGACCCGCTGCTCACCCTGGAAGAGCACCAGTCCCTGAACGGATATGCCTACGCCAACCAGCATCCCGCCACGAGCAGCGACCCGACCGGTCTGTGCGATGACCCGGTGGGGAACGGACGCTGCCGGCCGGGCAAGGTCGGCAAAGACGCGGTGGACCCCGCCTACCCGACCAATGTCAATCCGTCTCCCAGCGGGTCTGGCCATGGACTGGGCGGCGGAGGCGGCGGAGGCGGCGGCGGCGGAACCGCCACCACCAGCAGCGCCGCACCGGCACCAGCACCAAGCCCAGGGCCTGCTCCCGTGCCCGGACCCTACGGCGGGACGTACGCAGCCCCCACTTCCGTTTTCCAGGAAGTAGTGCTTGCGGCCTGCAGTTGGATTCCGGTAGCTGGTCTCGGCTGCGATGCCTACGATGTCAGTCGTTCTTACGACGAGGGTGATGGAATCGGCGTCGGCCTCGGCATCGCAGGGCTCCTTCCGTTCGGCGATTTCGGAAAGCTGGGCAAGCAGTTCGATCGAGTGGCTGCCGCCTGGAATTCCGCCGACAACATCAGGAAGATCGACCCGGCAAATATCGTCGAGGAACTGCGCAAGACCGGCAGATTCAAGGGAGACACTAATATAGCCGGAGCGACAGTGGACATCGAGGGAATCGATCCGATGGCCCTTGCTGCTGTCAGTGGAGCCAAGAGCCGCGACGGAATGGTTCCGACTGTGGGATCGCATGGGAATCCGCAACGTTACGTTCCGAAACGGTGGCCTGCGGGCGCGGACAACAACCGATTCCACGATACCGAGTTCAAAATGCTGAACTACCGAGCGAACAGGTTGGGGCCGGCTTCGGACTCCGTGGCCGGCACCGTCCGACTGCACTCCGACTTCCCGGTTTGCGGTTCATGCGACGGCGTCATCTCTCAGTTCCGATCGGACTTCCCCAACGTAAGACTCGTGGTGACCACTTCGAGCTGA
- a CDS encoding ankyrin repeat domain-containing protein, with protein MNSDLSPTHSAVELGNLVELHRLLLAGADVHEEHDGLTLLHAAVDAEIDSHTQTGKPLHVDATALLLAHGADPQRKSGGGSGVSAHHMAFVSGHWLACALFEAWTARSQSGS; from the coding sequence GTGAACAGTGACTTGTCGCCCACCCACAGCGCCGTCGAGCTCGGCAATCTCGTGGAACTTCACCGGTTGCTGCTGGCGGGGGCCGATGTGCATGAGGAGCACGACGGGCTGACCCTCCTGCATGCCGCGGTCGACGCGGAGATCGACAGCCATACGCAGACCGGCAAGCCGCTGCACGTGGATGCCACCGCACTGCTGCTGGCTCATGGCGCTGACCCGCAGCGCAAGTCGGGGGGAGGCAGCGGAGTATCCGCGCACCACATGGCTTTCGTCAGCGGTCACTGGCTTGCCTGCGCGTTGTTCGAGGCATGGACCGCAAGATCACAGTCGGGGAGCTGA
- a CDS encoding MerR family transcriptional regulator → MHSPFMPPRQVKIGDAAAFAGTTPRAIRHYHEISLLPEPERGGDDRRRYGYEDMIRLLWIRKMADAGIALDDIRDAFTTGTASAGADSGDGIAGILERLEETLAEQEAELRRQRTAVQRMRTEGSRMGLLSDFVTERLKSLPEGSLRQADLDSLLVTERIFGPLGAAIQATRFVVLATHPTLREDSDRIDDAEEALDDSVAVDDPRVAQVAVARHAFESALQAVIEESGLGKDDDALFDAWDTLHPATADDGEDEADLSSGRREADSMSVLEATGKMPYDFSPARLRCMELAEELSAQEPPAT, encoded by the coding sequence ATGCATTCGCCGTTCATGCCACCTCGCCAGGTCAAGATCGGTGACGCGGCGGCCTTCGCCGGCACCACGCCGCGGGCGATTCGCCATTACCACGAGATCAGCCTGCTTCCCGAGCCTGAGCGGGGCGGCGATGACCGCCGCCGCTACGGGTACGAGGACATGATCCGCCTGCTGTGGATTCGCAAGATGGCCGACGCCGGGATCGCCCTGGACGACATCCGTGACGCCTTTACCACCGGCACGGCTTCCGCCGGTGCGGACAGCGGAGACGGTATCGCGGGCATCCTGGAGCGGCTGGAGGAAACCCTCGCCGAGCAGGAGGCGGAATTGCGGCGGCAGCGGACCGCCGTGCAGCGGATGCGCACCGAAGGCAGCCGGATGGGCCTGCTCTCCGACTTCGTCACCGAACGCCTCAAGAGCCTGCCTGAGGGCTCCCTGCGTCAGGCGGACCTGGACAGTCTGCTGGTCACTGAGCGGATCTTCGGCCCGCTCGGCGCGGCCATCCAGGCCACCCGCTTCGTCGTCCTGGCCACGCATCCCACTCTGCGGGAGGATTCCGACCGCATCGATGACGCCGAAGAGGCACTCGATGACAGCGTCGCCGTCGATGATCCACGGGTGGCTCAAGTGGCCGTCGCGCGGCACGCCTTCGAAAGCGCCCTGCAGGCCGTCATCGAGGAGTCCGGCCTAGGGAAAGACGACGATGCCCTCTTCGACGCCTGGGACACTTTGCACCCTGCTACCGCCGATGACGGCGAGGACGAGGCCGACCTCAGCTCTGGCAGGCGGGAGGCTGACTCCATGAGCGTGCTCGAAGCCACCGGCAAGATGCCCTACGACTTCTCCCCAGCCCGCCTGCGCTGTATGGAACTGGCCGAAGAACTATCCGCCCAAGAGCCACCCGCTACCTAA
- a CDS encoding TetR/AcrR family transcriptional regulator, giving the protein MTSPRRTLRADAQRNRDHLIATAAEAFASGQAISLDAIAKRAGVGSGTLYRHFPTREDLVEEIYRDQIRPLREDARALLATERPAQALHTWMRHFAEWAGERRGICDALVAMSASGRFGTGPVCDEVQQILGMVLATGSEAGELRSDIDPVDVGSVLAGVLSVAGAPEQRAQLDRMLTIVVDGLRPRR; this is encoded by the coding sequence ATGACATCTCCACGAAGGACCCTGCGCGCCGATGCCCAGCGCAACCGAGATCACCTGATCGCCACGGCTGCTGAGGCTTTCGCCTCCGGACAGGCGATCTCGCTGGACGCGATCGCCAAACGCGCGGGCGTGGGAAGCGGCACCCTTTACCGGCACTTCCCCACCCGAGAGGACCTGGTCGAAGAGATCTACCGCGACCAGATCCGCCCTCTGCGCGAGGACGCGCGAGCCCTCCTGGCTACCGAGCGGCCTGCACAGGCTCTCCACACCTGGATGCGCCACTTCGCCGAGTGGGCAGGCGAGCGGCGCGGCATCTGCGACGCCCTGGTCGCCATGAGCGCCTCCGGACGCTTCGGCACCGGACCGGTCTGCGATGAGGTCCAGCAAATCCTGGGCATGGTGCTCGCGACCGGCTCCGAGGCAGGAGAACTACGCAGCGACATCGATCCGGTCGACGTCGGCAGCGTCCTCGCTGGCGTGCTCTCCGTGGCCGGCGCACCCGAACAGCGTGCCCAACTCGACCGCATGCTCACCATCGTCGTCGACGGGCTAAGGCCGCGTCGCTGA
- the istA gene encoding IS21 family transposase, with translation MAPKSKVELYAAIRRDCRAGMSKRAVMRKYGVGHPTVQNALESAWPRPRKKLPPRPTRLDPYKPVIDQMLRADLDAPRKQRHTAKRVFDRLLEERQAHGVSYGMVRDYVAVRRGEIRAMAGRGPVEAFVPQSHRPGVEAEVDFGDVTVRLAGQMVTCYLFSFRLSYSGKAVHRIFASGGQEAFFEGHVHALRVLGGAPTGKVRYDNLKAAVSKVIGFARERREIERWLAFREHYGLDSFYCRPGLAGAHEKGGVEGDVGYFRRNHLVPVPEVDSLAELNLLVEQWDEHDDARRIRMRPRTVGEYFAVEQPLLKALPDEPFDTSRTFALRVDRHSRISVRTNCYSVPVRFIGRRVRAVLHANELGVYDGSTEIARHERLIAKGGERLVLDRFQ, from the coding sequence ATGGCGCCGAAGTCCAAGGTCGAGCTGTACGCGGCGATCCGCAGGGACTGCCGTGCCGGGATGTCGAAGCGTGCCGTGATGCGCAAGTACGGCGTCGGCCACCCGACGGTGCAGAACGCTTTGGAGTCGGCCTGGCCCCGGCCGCGCAAGAAGCTGCCGCCGCGGCCGACCCGCCTGGACCCGTACAAACCGGTGATCGACCAGATGCTGCGGGCCGATTTGGACGCCCCGCGCAAGCAGCGGCATACCGCGAAGCGTGTCTTCGACCGGCTGCTTGAGGAGCGTCAGGCCCACGGCGTCTCCTACGGCATGGTCCGCGATTACGTCGCAGTGCGCCGGGGCGAGATCCGCGCGATGGCCGGCCGTGGTCCCGTCGAGGCGTTCGTACCGCAGTCGCACCGCCCAGGTGTCGAAGCGGAGGTCGATTTCGGGGATGTGACGGTGCGTCTGGCCGGGCAGATGGTGACCTGTTACCTGTTCAGCTTCCGCCTGTCGTATTCGGGCAAGGCAGTGCACCGGATCTTCGCGTCCGGCGGACAGGAGGCGTTCTTCGAGGGCCACGTGCACGCCCTCAGAGTCCTGGGCGGGGCGCCGACCGGCAAGGTCCGCTACGACAACTTGAAGGCCGCGGTCTCCAAGGTGATCGGTTTCGCCCGGGAAAGACGGGAGATCGAGCGGTGGCTCGCCTTCCGCGAGCACTACGGCCTGGACAGTTTCTACTGCCGTCCCGGCCTGGCCGGCGCCCACGAGAAGGGCGGAGTGGAAGGGGATGTCGGCTACTTCCGCCGCAACCACCTCGTGCCGGTGCCGGAGGTGGACTCGTTAGCGGAGCTGAACCTGCTCGTCGAGCAATGGGACGAGCATGACGATGCCCGCCGTATTCGGATGCGGCCCCGCACCGTGGGCGAGTACTTCGCCGTCGAACAGCCCCTTCTGAAGGCGCTGCCGGACGAGCCATTCGACACCAGCCGCACCTTCGCCCTGCGGGTGGACCGGCACAGCCGAATCTCGGTCCGCACCAACTGCTACTCGGTGCCGGTCCGCTTCATCGGCCGCCGGGTGCGGGCCGTGCTGCACGCCAACGAGCTGGGCGTCTACGACGGCAGCACAGAGATAGCCCGGCACGAGCGGCTGATCGCCAAGGGCGGAGAACGACTGGTGCTGGACCGTTTCCAGTGA
- a CDS encoding transposase family protein: MGAIRPSGRRSRTGSTGPHPSFCCGEVVLIDGTLIPTVRRTGTTNRPNYSGKHRRHGLHFLALTDENGRLSWISAARPGRTHDITAARRDHILTHLRAAGLGALADLGFLGLTDDSDDPVIVTGYEATRARKLTPGEKQANRVLAAARAPVEHGFAHLKTWRILTKLRTDPARATDLLRALLVLSNLELSR, encoded by the coding sequence TTGGGGGCGATCCGGCCGTCAGGCCGGCGCTCCAGGACGGGATCAACCGGCCCCCACCCGTCCTTTTGCTGTGGCGAGGTCGTCCTCATCGACGGCACCCTGATCCCCACCGTCCGCCGCACCGGCACCACGAACCGGCCCAACTACTCCGGCAAACACCGCCGTCATGGCCTGCACTTCCTCGCCCTGACCGACGAGAACGGCCGCCTGAGCTGGATCTCCGCGGCCCGTCCCGGCCGCACTCACGACATCACCGCCGCCCGCCGCGACCACATCCTCACTCACCTGCGCGCGGCCGGCCTCGGCGCCCTGGCCGACCTTGGCTTCCTCGGCCTCACCGACGACAGCGACGACCCGGTGATCGTCACCGGCTACGAGGCCACCCGCGCCCGCAAGCTCACCCCCGGCGAGAAGCAGGCCAACCGGGTCCTCGCCGCCGCACGCGCTCCCGTCGAACACGGCTTCGCGCACCTGAAGACCTGGCGCATCCTCACCAAACTCCGCACCGACCCCGCTCGCGCCACCGACCTTTTGCGCGCTCTCCTGGTCCTCTCGAACCTCGAGCTCTCACGCTGA
- a CDS encoding DinB family protein produces the protein MTRSERLADQLDWYWSKNLRPRLEGLTDEEYFWEPVRGCWSIRPCGTSAAPMSEGSGVWTMDFASPAPVPAPVTTIAWRLAHIIVSCLGYRVGWHFGGQDLESQAFAYAGTADDALKQLDEMYGRWNAGVRELSDADLDNPPTVGPERFPMENRVLHVNRELIHHGAEISLLRDLYRWQDGAVPRRI, from the coding sequence ATGACAAGAAGCGAGCGACTCGCGGACCAGTTGGACTGGTACTGGAGCAAGAACCTGCGGCCACGGCTGGAGGGTCTTACCGACGAGGAGTACTTCTGGGAGCCGGTGCGCGGCTGCTGGAGCATCCGCCCATGTGGCACGTCGGCCGCACCGATGTCGGAAGGTTCGGGGGTATGGACGATGGACTTCGCGTCCCCTGCCCCGGTGCCTGCGCCGGTGACCACGATTGCCTGGCGGCTGGCGCACATCATCGTCTCCTGCCTGGGCTATCGGGTCGGATGGCACTTCGGCGGCCAGGACCTCGAGTCCCAGGCATTCGCCTACGCGGGGACCGCTGACGATGCGCTAAAACAGCTCGATGAGATGTATGGGAGATGGAACGCGGGGGTCCGCGAGCTCTCGGACGCTGACCTGGACAATCCGCCCACGGTGGGTCCCGAGCGGTTTCCCATGGAGAACAGGGTCCTGCACGTCAACAGGGAGCTGATCCATCACGGCGCCGAGATTTCCCTGCTGCGCGACCTCTACCGCTGGCAGGACGGAGCCGTACCGCGCCGAATTTGA